The Oncorhynchus clarkii lewisi isolate Uvic-CL-2024 chromosome 20, UVic_Ocla_1.0, whole genome shotgun sequence nucleotide sequence CCAATACTATTCCAGCTATTGGTACGTAAAACCAGTGTTaactctcctcttgttctcttccATCAGGCGTCCAGGGCTGACCGTTCACCCCCCTCCAGCCACTCTGAGCATCCAGCGTCCTCCCCAATCTCGGGAGACCCCCACACGCATCACCCTGCCCTCTCACCCTGCCATTGGGGGTCAGAAACCCCAGTTGTATAACACCATGGCACAGAAGCCCATATTCAGCAATGTTACTCCTGTTGCTGCAGCAACTGTTGCCCCCATATTAGCCACCAATACTGCTCCATCGCCTAGCACTACAGGTATGATGCTATTGTTGTGATTGAGAGAGGTCTAACTCATCTATTTTCATTTCAGCATCATATTCAAGTTTTAagtcacatgcacaagtatagtgaaatgcctttcttgcaaactccaaacccaacaatgcacTTATCAATATAGCactaaaaataacataaggtagaacaaaaacacacaagaaatataaataaaaaggACACGAGAAAGTAAAAAGCTATAATACAGGATCAGTTCCAATGCCatatgtgcagggatactggagtgatggaggtatgGAGGTATATGTATAGGGGtgaggtgactaggcatcagatATATGAtgaagagtagcagcagcagcataaatTATGATTGTATGTGTAGAGTCCCGTGAGTGTGCATAGATCattgcaaaaataaaatacaagggtcaactcagtCCGTGTAGCCATTCTGTTAGCTATTCAACAGTCCTATGggttgggatagaagctgttcaggagcctgttgatGTCAGACGTGTTGTACTGGTACAGCTTGTTGTGCGGAAGCAGAGGGAACAGTTAGCAAGACTAAATGTCTCCTTTATTCTGTTTTAATTGTGTAATAACCACATCGTACCTCACCCAGGCTCAGGACCCCACCCCAACAGTAACATCGTCACCATGGCGATGCCCTCTCATTCCTCCCACGCCACAGCAGTCACCACGTCCAACATCCCCGTGGGTAAGTATCTCAATCGTTAATGTTGGAGTCAAAGGCACCAGGATACTCTTTGGAGTAACATACTCCACATGTCATGTTTACTTATCTAATAAGTCATTGGTATGAGTAGAGACTATTAAAAACAGTGGCACATTGAATTATAAACTGCCGAACTGATAGCAACAAATTGAATTTATAGCACCAGTCCCTACGGAGTGATTTTATGTTGTGAAATGAAATTGGCACCCCCATTCCACCTCCGCCCTCTTCAGCTAAAGTGGTTCCCCAGCCAATAGCCCACACCTCGCCCAGGATCCAACCGGAGTACCCTGGAGAGAGGGGCAACCTGATCCCCATCTCAGGCCCCCGCTCCTCCCCCAACCCCATCACCATGGAGGCCCGCAGTGACAACAGGTCAGAGATGGGCACTGATAGATTTTTATTTTGGGTTGACGATAATACATGCATGAACAAGATGAGTATCTGATCCCAGAGGATAGATAGCACGTGAGAACACTTAATGTTTCTCGATTGTCCTTGGCTATATATCAATAGTCTAAAATGTCTTCTCCTTATTTCTGCTGTACTTGGAGCACATTTCTGGTTGATAGTTGAAAGCTGAAAATGTTATGACAAGGGAAAAGTTGTGTTTTTTTATCTTATTCAGTTGGCATGCATTCtcccccgccacacacacacacaggcaaccgGTGCCAGTGCAGTTTCAGTACTTCCTGCCTACCTACCCTTCTTCGTCGTACCCTCTGACACACACCTACACCCCCATCACCAGCTCTGTTTCAACCATCCGACAGTACCCAGGTACCACTCACCTCTTCTCTTACTATTTAAATCACTGCTTCCATATGACTCTGTAACCAATCAGATATTTAGAATTCTCAGGGTATAATGCTATATAATTATGTTTAtaatgatgctgatgatgatgctAGACAATGATGCTGATGATAACCAATAATAAAAATGCTAGATAATGAAAGTACTGAACCAACTCTCACTTCAATCAAGATGAATGATAATTTTGTATCATTAAATCACTAGTTTCTAGTTTTGTCTTCCCAAGCCAGGGTCTGACCCAATTGTGGGCTAGTgtaatctgtctctaaacaagtctctaaccctgtgtgtgtcaacCCCAACCCCTCATCTCTGTTTCCTGTCACCCCTACAGTAACCCCTCAGGCCCCCAGCGGCACGGCCATGCAGACCCAGGCCAGTGTGGGCGTAGCGTCGGCGGTGCACCTCAACCCCATGCAGCTGATGACGGTGGACCGTATCGCTCAGATCAACACGCAGAACATCCAGCCCGCCACCATGGCCACGCAGGGCATCAAGTCAACCAACATCAGCACCCAGGGCCTGCACACTGCCACCGGTCAGATCACTGCGCCAAACATTCAACCTGTGCCCATCAACCAACAACAGCCAGCCATTGAGAACAAGACCTCAGGTGAGTTTGTGAACGAAGAAGTTTAAGTTAAGTTGGAAGTTTGAAGAGGTTTgaatcaatcaaattgtatttataaaaccctttttacatcagcagatgtcaaagtgctgtacagaaaaccagcctaaaacagcaagcaatgcagatgtagaagcatggtggctaggaaaaactccctggaaaggcaggaacctaggaagaaacctagagaggaaccaggctctgaggggtgaccagtcctcttctggctgtgccaggtggagattatcaGAGTAAATGGacatttaaggccagattgttcttcaggATGTTCAAACGTTCGTAGaggaccagcagggtcaaataataatctgtggttgtagagggtgcaacaagtgctcagcatatgtgggaactccttcaagactgttggaaaatcattccaggtgaagctggttgagagaattccaagagtgcaaagctgtcatcaaggaaaagggtggctactttgtagaatctcaaatagaaaatatattttgatttaacacttttggtcACTACATTATTCAatatgttttttcatagtttgatgtcttcactatgtttttacaattttctacattgtaaaataaaataaaactcttGAATGAGGTGTTATAAAcattttgaccggtagtgtatagtgaaaacaatagtggtccaaaaacggaaccttgaggaacgccGACACTTACAATTGCTTTGTCAGAGGAGAagccatccacagagacaaactggtATCTCGCCGACAGATGAGATCTgaaccaggcaagaacttgtccatgtagaccaattagagtttctaatctctccaaaataatgtgttgatcgatggtgtcaaaagcagcactaaggtctaggagcacaaggacagatgcggagtcttggtctgacgccattaaaaggtaatttgccaccttcacgagtgcagtctgcTATGATAGGGTCTAAAAACCTGAccgaagcatttcatatacatttgtcttcaggaaggcagtgagttgctgcacaacagcgttttctaaaatgtttgagaggaatgagaTATTCGAAATAGGCcgatagttaaaaaaaaaaaataatctgggTCGAGGTTTGGCTTTTTGAAGAggggctttattactgccactttagtgagtttggtacacatccggtggatgtgattggctatgaaaagtcaactgacattaactcccgaggtgctgacctgttgcaccctctacaaccactgtgattattattatttgaccctgctgatcatctatgaatgtttgaacatcttggccatgtactgttataatctccacccggcacagccagaagaggactggccacccctcagagcctggttcctctctaggtttcttcctaggttcctgcattTGTAGGgggttttcctagccaccatgcttctacatctgcattgtttggagttttaggctgggttcctATATAGCACGTTGTGATATCGgtggatgtaaaaagggctttatgaatacatttgattggatAGGGGAGCCATTTTTATTATGCTGAACACTGGTGGACCAAgtacaggaagtagctctttgaGTTGCTGAGTTGGAATAAGGTCCAGTATGCAGCGTgacggtttagaggccatgactattttcatgaatgtgtcaagagatgTAGGATTTAAAAAAtgagtgtctccattgatcctagGTCATGGCAGTTCTGTGCAGATTCAGGACAACTGCGCTTTGACGAAATACGCAGATTCAAaaaggagtctgtaatttgctttctaaagATCTTTTCAtcgaagttcatgaatttatcactgctgaagtgaaagccatcctctcttggggaatgctactttttagttagctttgcaacagtatcaataagaaatgttggattgttcttattctcctcaattaggcTGGAAAAATaagatgatcgagcagcagtgaaggctctttattgcacagtactgtctttccaagctagttggaagacttccagtttggtggagctccatttccattccaattttctggaagcttgcttcaagGCTCAGGTATTTTTTGTATACCAGGGAGCAAAGTActtgtgacaaatgtttttgtttttttagggATGCGACTCCATCTAGGGTATTATCCAAGGTTAAATTTagatcctcagttaggtggttaactggttTTTGTACTTTGACGTCCAGTAGGTGAAGGGAGTCTGgaaagggcatctaggaatctttgggtttctgagaatttatagcacagcttttgatgatccttgtttagggtctgagcagattatttgttgcgattgcgaACGTAATAattggtggtccgatagtccaggaatatgaggaaaaacattgagATCCACAATATTTTTTCCACATGACAAAACTAGACCCAGGGTATGACTGTGGCAATGTGTAGGTCCGGAAACATGTTGGACAAAccccgaaagccttttggagtggatCTGTGGACATTGCCATGTGGATATTGAAGTcaacaaaaatgtgaatattatctgccatgactactgATAAGAACACTGTAttaggcctgtaaacagtagctataaaaggtgattgagtaggctgcatagatttcgtGACTAGATGCTCAAAAGAAAAAACGCAGTCAATTTTTttgtgtaaattgaaatttgctgtcATAAATGTTAGCGACACCTAAGCCTTTGCGGGATGCTCGGGAGATATGGTTACTAGTGTAACCAGGGGGAAAGGCCTAATTTAACATAGTCAATTCATCAggcttgagccatgtttcagtcaggccaatcacatcaagattatgatcagtgattagttcattgactatgacTGCCTTGGTAGTGAGGGATCTTACATTATGTAACCCTATTTTGAGATATCACagtctctttcaataatgacaggaatggaggaggtctttatttcAGTGAGACTGCTAATGCGAGTACACCTTAgattgaggcacagacacggtctcaatggggaaagCTGATTTGACTGCcttagtggcagactccactaagctggcaggctggctatctcattgtggagctggAGGAGTTAGAGCtctgtctatgttcatagataagatgagctcactcctcagcaggccaggcttggtacTGTTTGTCGGTGAGTCCCAGAATGTGTAGATTAGCCCTctttctatcttttgggaggggcagaaaacagttttcaaccagtgattgagttgaatgtaaatcagctagatgctgctgtagagctcatcactccccctaactgggtgggggccagagacaattactcaatgccgacatctttctagctgatttacaccctgaggctatgttgcgcttggtgacctctgactgtttcatcctaacatcgttggtgccgacgtggataacaatatacctatactctctacactcgccagttttagcctcagccagcaccatcttcagatcaGCCTTTACGTCAGTAGCCCTGcaccctggtaaacagtgtaagatcgctggatgattcgttaaGTCTAATATTGAGGTTAAttgagtcgccaatgactagggttttcaatgtGTCAGAACTAATGGTGGGAGACTTCGGCAGGCCATACCCCGTAACGGGTGAAGGAGAGGCctgagaaggctcggcctctgacttcgactcgttgcttaatggggagGACACATTAGACATTTTCAAACGGCTGAATGAGCGCCACTGGTTGAGCATGCCGACAGCATTTCTTTCCAGAAGCCTTGAGAGAATTGTCTGGTTGCGGGGAATTTACACTACAGTACTagctgtacttactggtggcacagtcGCTGTTTCatccttgcctaacgattgcatctgaagttgcgcttgcagcacagctatcttCACCAGTAAGTTTTGATAGTTCTCCTGTAtgatgagtacagcgactgcaattagatggCATAGTGTTAATGTTGCTTTTTCGGCTGGTGGAGGttctgtagaaccatgtccagataaaaaGTATCTGGGCTGAAAAAATGAAGATGTTGGTTGTTACATACATCTCTTGGCGGAGGGAACACAACACCCTGCCACAACTCAACCTCCCGGGAAGTGAAAAAGGTATGTGATTGTAGGTGCGGGGAAGgacgacagaggcagagagaaatacAGTTTGCAGGGAATTTATTCTTCCTTATACACGGTAaggtggggaaaaggggctggacggaagcaaagaaagtaaaagttAGTCCTCTCTCCTACCTTAGCTGCCTTCCCACAGCTTACCTAACCTTTAGCACCAAGTGgcgcgctaaccaaaatacaggtggTGGTCCTCCCAGGTCTCACCTGGTGTGCATAGACAGATTCAATACTACGGgttatgtatgcccgcaggcctcttgcctaaacactcccaatGTGTGTTTCGCTTCTCCTCCCCCCCcggggaacaaatgaaacagaataattCACCACTACTTTTAACAAATAAACCAAAGTACTAAGTCCTATGGCATACACATACCGCTGCAGGAGCGGCTACAAAATACGTTCAACAACTTATACagaccaacacaggacatacaaaGAAGCTTTCTCCTCCTAACAAAAGAACACAGGCTTTTATCCAGCTGGAGAAGGAGTTGTAATTGCAGACAGCTGTATCCCTTGACGACGAGAGGGAGGGGTCAGAGCTCCAATCTGCGATTGGGCCAGCCAATCAGCTGCTTTTggaatccaggaagccatttctTGAAATACACAAacccacaacacagaaactggggaacgtaacattGGTAAATTTATTAAAAGTAAAAACCAAAAAGTTGACAGATAGCCAAGTAGCAACAAACTCACAACAGCATAGAGACAAGTCCAGAATTGTCGGGTCTGAGATTTACATATTATGAATATAATACATATATCATTCTACAGATTTCCTCCACTCTTAAGTTCTCATTATATTAATTTATTAGTTCAAATTAATTTAGTTGGAAAAAATACAGTAACATTGTTCTTTATTCTTAGTTGTGTTAGCAGACTGCTCCACTCTGGTAGCCAACCCCCTTGGCCAGACGTTCGGCAGCAGCCAGCCTCCCACCTGCGTTGGGCAGACACACCCCCAGAACACTGGGCCTGGTGCCCCCACCCTGCTGTCTTCCCCCCGGCCTAGCATCCTGCGCAAGAAGCCTGCCAATGAAGGGTGAGTTTAGAACACCCCTCTGTTTTCCTCTGGATGCTACAACTTACTAGAGCAGTGGTCCTGTGCatgtttttgttccagcccagcactaacccGTTTCTGTTTGCCCTATAAAGGTCTGCTGTGAGGAAGAACCTGATCCCAGAGGCCACCAGCCCCAGGATAGATGGAGGCATCAGGCCTGCATCAGGGTAGGACTTAGCACAGCACCTTGTTAGTAGGCCCTGATCACAGTAGATGCTGATTACACGTGCTGGTATCCTCAGTAGATGCTGATTACACGTGCTGGTATCCTCAGTAGATGCTGATAACACATGCTGGTATCCTTCAACTACATCTTGTAGTTAAAAATTACATTTCAAATTATTTTGTGGTTGATATCTTCCCTGTTCACCCAGTATGAAGCACAAGGCTGATCTCCACGTGTCCCTGGCTCCCCCGTTGACGTCGTCCTCCATGGAAGCGCTGCCCAGCCATCAGATCAATGAGCAGCAGCCCTCTCAGCCAATCCAGACCCTCCTCTCAGTGTCTGCACCCCCACACTCCCAGCCTGGCCCCGCCATGTCCGCCATAACTCCACCAATCTCGTCTATGGCCAACGTGGTGGTTCCGCCTACACAGGCAGCGGCCAGTAGCACAGCGGCATGTGGAATAAGCTCCACCCTCCCTGAGCTCAAGATAAAGCAGGAAGTGGAGTCTATGGATACCTCCAAAGCAGGTACATTTGAATTGAAATATGAATTTCTCTGTAACACTTTTTGTTTTATTGATGTCCTTCTATTGCTCATATGGTGTACGATGCTTTTACCTTTTTAAAACAGAATGAATAAGAGGGGGGGCTGATCCTGGATCATTATTCCTagtctgagacactttgtgaatacgggccttgcccctcatctccctccaggTCCCCCTATGCCCCATTGCGGTGCCCCCATGTTGTCCATGATGCCTGGTGGGGACGTGATCCTCGGGGCCTCACCCAGGAAGAAGCCCCGGAAGCAGCAGCACGTCATCTCCACGGAGGAGAGCGAGATGATGGAGACCAACAGCACAGACGAGGAGAAGGTCCTGGCCAGACCACACAGCATGAGGCCCGAGAAACGCAAGTCGCCCCCCAAGGAGTACATAGGTAAGGGAACATcccttttttgtgtgtgtgtgtgtgtgagcgattTGTTCCTAGTGAACGGTAAACTAGCCTCAGTAACTTGGAAACGGGCTCAAGTTAACTGCAGTCTTACATAATGTTTATTGCATTCTCCTTATTTTCAGACAATAAATCGTCATTGGTTAGAGTCTACTCCTGTTGTGCATTTTGTCTAAAGATTCACTAGTCTATAAGGACAAGATTTGTAAAAGAACAGCCATATTAACCCTGTGAGTGACCACTGTTTCTCTGCCCTGCAGATGAGGAGGGTGTTCGTTATGTCCCCACCCGTGCTCGCCCCCCGGTCACCCTCCTCCGCCACTACAGGAACCCCTGGAAGGCTGCCTACCACCACTTCCAGAGATACAGTGACATTCGGGTCAAAGGTCAGACCAACGTCTTTTATTGTTGATAACGTTCAATGATAACTGTATTTCTAAAGAATGTTCATACATTCTGGGTTCTAAGAGCTTGTTGTGGTAATGCGTTTCTCGTGGGACTGACTGAAATGCGTTTCTTGTGGGACTGACTGAAATGCATTTCTCGTGGAACTGACTGAAATGCGTTTCTCGTGGGACTGACTGAAATGCGCTTCTCGTGTACAAAAATGCCAGTAATGCTCTGGAGGCTTTTTGACGTTGAATTGTTTATTCATTGTTTTGTTTTGACAATCTAAATGGCACAACAATTATTACGACATCACACACAAGGAAGGTTATTATTCTCTCCAGAGTGCACACATATGAAAAcatttagaacacacacacacacacacacacaccaagaggaCTTCTTTCTATTGTGCTATGTGCACTGTGAAGCAAAACGTAAAGGAATTATTAGTATGCTATGAAAGCTAATGTCATTTGTTGTCGTCACATCATTGTTAGACCTTTTCATTAGTAACGCTAGTTGGGGGGAAACACCAGTTAATTCCACTGTTCTGTTTTAGTAGTCTCCAGCATGGCTTGCTAGCAATTGACCAGTGACTTTCAAAGCACAAATATTTTATGTCTAGAGATTTTCCTACCCAGGAAAAACTCCTGATCCTAGTTATAATTAAATATCTTAATGGTGTGTATTACTGTATTATTTTTCTGTTTATAATATAGAATTACAAGAAactagctttaaaacagcaataATTTTTCTGTGCTCCATTGAgaaatttgtagaattgcaggaaattggcttAAATGCAACAGTTTCTCTACACCGCCAAGATGGGGACCTCTAAAATGTTCTAAGCAATGTTGCGGCGCTAACGTCCACCACCTAAGCCCCTTCTGATACAGAAAAAACCCTGTATCATATTATAAAATGGCTTAATGGTGTGttcactagaggtcgaccgattttaaTCTACATGGCCGATTTGAAGTTTTAACTAGggaactagggaaattgtgtcacttctcttgcgttcattgcacgcagagtccgggtatatgcaacagtttgggccgcctggctcgtt carries:
- the LOC139375990 gene encoding histone deacetylase complex subunit SAP130-like isoform X2 yields the protein MSSQQYSRPGIPPGMGKKQIPGGNTAMVASSQPNTTGGTDDSSRDPHPDHSPYDRPSGGSGAPGFRDDKQETVVVRPYPQVHGPSQGHHPTLPQHLPLQQGMPVTVSAPPPHIPQGLPLAFTEGPIKVQSSLKSPMPSRVIAPAPANIQGHISLPPKVPSHLTVTMESTVPPTPGIPVATISGQQGNPSNLHHHVQIIRSNGPPLQLGSTGIPQHTFTSHLPRGAAAAAVMSSSKGPTVLRPATGPGSGTGPPTVQHIIHQPIQSRPIVTTSTAVLPTVVAPVTATRPQSPVVSSATHSAEMVHGRPGLTVHPPPATLSIQRPPQSRETPTRITLPSHPAIGGQKPQLYNTMAQKPIFSNVTPVAAATVAPILATNTAPSPSTTGSGPHPNSNIVTMAMPSHSSHATAVTTSNIPVAKVVPQPIAHTSPRIQPEYPGERGNLIPISGPRSSPNPITMEARSDNRQPVPVQFQYFLPTYPSSSYPLTHTYTPITSSVSTIRQYPVTPQAPSGTAMQTQASVGVASAVHLNPMQLMTVDRIAQINTQNIQPATMATQGIKSTNISTQGLHTATGQITAPNIQPVPINQQQPAIENKTSVVLADCSTLVANPLGQTFGSSQPPTCVGQTHPQNTGPGAPTLLSSPRPSILRKKPANEGSAVRKNLIPEATSPRIDGGIRPASGMKHKADLHVSLAPPLTSSSMEALPSHQINEQQPSQPIQTLLSVSAPPHSQPGPAMSAITPPISSMANVVVPPTQAAASSTAACGISSTLPELKIKQEVESMDTSKAGPPMPHCGAPMLSMMPGGDVILGASPRKKPRKQQHVISTEESEMMETNSTDEEKVLARPHSMRPEKRKSPPKEYIDEEGVRYVPTRARPPVTLLRHYRNPWKAAYHHFQRYSDIRVKEEKKGTLQDVANQKGVVCRAQGWKMHLCAAQLMQLTSLEHDVYSRLTTLQEGLIPKKKAGSDDDMHRINELIQGNMQRCKLVMDQITEARDAMMKVLDHKEKVMKLINKNGGAKKVNKLKRKDKA
- the LOC139375990 gene encoding histone deacetylase complex subunit SAP130-like isoform X1, with product MSSQQYSRPGIPPGMGKKQIPGGNTAMVASSQPNTTGGTDDSSRDPHPDHSPYDRPSGGSGAPGFRDDKQETVVVRPYPQVHGPSQGHHPTLPQHLPLQQGMPVTVSAPPPHIPQGLPLAFTEGPIKVQSSLKSPMPSRVIAPAPANIQGHISLPPKVPSHLTVTMESTVPPTPGIPVATISGQQAWRFQGNPSNLHHHVQIIRSNGPPLQLGSTGIPQHTFTSHLPRGAAAAAVMSSSKGPTVLRPATGPGSGTGPPTVQHIIHQPIQSRPIVTTSTAVLPTVVAPVTATRPQSPVVSSATHSAEMVHGRPGLTVHPPPATLSIQRPPQSRETPTRITLPSHPAIGGQKPQLYNTMAQKPIFSNVTPVAAATVAPILATNTAPSPSTTGSGPHPNSNIVTMAMPSHSSHATAVTTSNIPVAKVVPQPIAHTSPRIQPEYPGERGNLIPISGPRSSPNPITMEARSDNRQPVPVQFQYFLPTYPSSSYPLTHTYTPITSSVSTIRQYPVTPQAPSGTAMQTQASVGVASAVHLNPMQLMTVDRIAQINTQNIQPATMATQGIKSTNISTQGLHTATGQITAPNIQPVPINQQQPAIENKTSVVLADCSTLVANPLGQTFGSSQPPTCVGQTHPQNTGPGAPTLLSSPRPSILRKKPANEGSAVRKNLIPEATSPRIDGGIRPASGMKHKADLHVSLAPPLTSSSMEALPSHQINEQQPSQPIQTLLSVSAPPHSQPGPAMSAITPPISSMANVVVPPTQAAASSTAACGISSTLPELKIKQEVESMDTSKAGPPMPHCGAPMLSMMPGGDVILGASPRKKPRKQQHVISTEESEMMETNSTDEEKVLARPHSMRPEKRKSPPKEYIDEEGVRYVPTRARPPVTLLRHYRNPWKAAYHHFQRYSDIRVKEEKKGTLQDVANQKGVVCRAQGWKMHLCAAQLMQLTSLEHDVYSRLTTLQEGLIPKKKAGSDDDMHRINELIQGNMQRCKLVMDQITEARDAMMKVLDHKEKVMKLINKNGGAKKVNKLKRKDKA